The following are from one region of the Gammaproteobacteria bacterium genome:
- a CDS encoding ClpXP protease specificity-enhancing factor, with the protein MTSSRPYLIRAIYEWIVENGMTPHILVSTQSSAVSVPVQFVENGKIILNVAPHAVQALVLGNDIIRFSARFSGTPMNVAVPPGSVLAIYAKENGKGMVFGEDDDGGQPTEPAPEKPRRPTLKVVK; encoded by the coding sequence ATGACCTCCAGCCGCCCTTATCTGATCCGTGCCATTTATGAATGGATAGTCGAAAATGGCATGACGCCCCACATCCTGGTGAGTACACAATCCTCCGCGGTGAGCGTCCCCGTACAGTTCGTCGAAAACGGCAAGATCATTCTCAATGTTGCCCCGCATGCCGTGCAGGCCTTGGTGCTGGGTAATGACATAATCCGCTTCAGCGCCCGCTTCAGCGGAACACCGATGAACGTTGCAGTGCCGCCCGGTTCCGTGCTTGCCATCTATGCCAAGGAAAACGGCAAGGGCATGGTATTTGGTGAGGATGATGACGGCGGACAACCCACTGAGCCTGCTCCCGAAAAGCCACGCCGGCCCACGTTGAAAGTCGTCAAGTAG
- a CDS encoding IS66 family transposase, whose protein sequence is MASLDKTSVRNEVSRLKADFEQLSCDGKVPRETQVLMNSMFMMMELMLSIFLERITKKDSRNSSKPSSQTEKDDSSLSHPGSQGKGKNENGALLKNTRVKESVTLSRVRLCDVCGEDLDNTPCSHHERRTKIDIVFEKVVEHVDAEVKQCPVCDATVKGKFPADMHGPLQYGDGLKAFVINLLVSQMVAINRAQTLLTSMIGVVISEATLLAFVLRLHRALERWEQHATAQLLKAPSMHVDETSLRVDKQNHWIHVYSAGEITLKFLHRKRGTAAISSIDIIPRYGGAIIHDCWSSYLSYDHCSHGLCGSHLLRELTFIVDANDYAWARHMKRLLQESCATVSRSTEKRLTDEALARLQKRYRTILTRGEKELPPIPQKPSGKRGKLAKSDAHNLLERLQKHEASVLLFAKNPHVAFTNNRAERDLRMSKVKQKVSGCFRSEIYAQTYCRISSYLQTMANKGHNPLIAIQMALAGEVNLIGGE, encoded by the coding sequence ATGGCAAGCCTAGACAAAACCTCGGTCAGAAACGAAGTCAGCCGGTTGAAAGCGGATTTTGAGCAGCTCAGTTGCGACGGTAAAGTGCCTCGCGAAACTCAGGTGCTTATGAATAGCATGTTCATGATGATGGAGCTGATGCTCTCCATTTTTCTGGAAAGAATAACCAAGAAAGACAGCCGCAACTCCAGCAAGCCCTCCTCCCAAACGGAAAAGGACGACTCCTCGTTGAGTCATCCGGGGAGCCAGGGTAAGGGGAAAAACGAAAACGGCGCCCTGCTGAAAAACACGCGCGTCAAAGAGAGTGTGACTCTTTCTAGAGTCCGCCTCTGCGATGTATGTGGCGAAGATCTGGATAATACGCCCTGTAGTCACCATGAAAGACGGACGAAGATCGATATTGTTTTTGAGAAAGTCGTTGAGCATGTGGATGCCGAGGTCAAGCAGTGCCCGGTCTGCGATGCGACGGTCAAAGGGAAGTTCCCGGCGGATATGCACGGCCCGTTGCAATACGGCGATGGCTTAAAGGCCTTTGTCATCAATTTACTGGTGTCTCAGATGGTCGCGATCAATCGCGCGCAAACGCTGCTGACCTCCATGATCGGTGTCGTGATCTCTGAAGCCACTCTTCTGGCCTTCGTGCTGCGTCTTCATCGCGCCTTGGAGCGGTGGGAGCAGCACGCCACCGCACAGCTGCTGAAAGCACCCTCCATGCATGTGGATGAGACCTCCTTGCGGGTGGATAAGCAAAACCACTGGATACACGTGTACTCCGCAGGGGAGATCACCCTCAAGTTTTTACATCGAAAACGGGGCACGGCAGCGATTTCGTCGATTGATATTATTCCGCGCTACGGTGGCGCCATTATCCATGACTGTTGGTCATCCTACTTGTCCTATGATCACTGCTCTCACGGCCTGTGCGGCTCGCATCTGCTGCGCGAATTGACGTTCATTGTTGACGCCAATGACTACGCCTGGGCGCGCCACATGAAACGCCTTTTACAGGAGAGCTGCGCCACCGTCTCCAGAAGCACGGAAAAGAGATTGACCGATGAAGCACTGGCGCGGTTGCAAAAGCGCTACCGCACGATTCTCACCCGTGGCGAAAAAGAGCTTCCACCTATTCCCCAAAAGCCCAGCGGGAAACGCGGCAAACTCGCCAAGTCAGATGCACACAATCTGCTGGAGCGATTGCAAAAACATGAGGCATCCGTCCTGCTGTTCGCCAAAAACCCGCATGTCGCCTTCACCAATAACCGGGCCGAGCGTGATTTGAGAATGTCCAAGGTGAAGCAAAAGGTCTCTGGCTGTTTCCGCTCAGAGATTTATGCTCAGACTTATTGCCGAATATCAAGCTATCTGCAAACTATGGCCAACAAGGGACATAATCCTCTTATTGCGATTCAAATGGCTCTCGCGGGTGAGGTCAACTTAATCGGGGGTGAGTAG
- a CDS encoding glutathione S-transferase N-terminal domain-containing protein: MALPASRRSVMTLYSRATCPYCHRVRMVLAEKRVSVDIINVDGASLPEDLLDLNPYNTLPTLTDRDLALYNSQIIMEYLEDRYPHPPLMPVDPVSKARTRLFLYRIDHDWYSMLNDIAGGDEKVAGKARNALRDSLTVVAPTFKQKPFFMSDEISLVDCSLAPLLWRLPSYGIELPVQAKPLMQYAERIFAREAFRASLSSAEREIR; encoded by the coding sequence ATGGCGCTACCTGCCAGCAGACGATCGGTGATGACGTTGTATTCGCGGGCGACATGCCCCTATTGCCATCGGGTGCGCATGGTGCTCGCAGAAAAGCGCGTCAGCGTTGATATCATCAATGTTGACGGCGCCAGCTTGCCGGAGGATCTTCTCGACCTTAACCCATACAACACGCTTCCGACACTGACAGACCGTGATCTGGCGCTATATAACTCGCAGATCATCATGGAGTATCTGGAAGACCGTTACCCGCATCCGCCCCTTATGCCTGTGGATCCAGTGTCGAAGGCGCGCACCCGGCTCTTTTTGTATCGCATCGATCATGACTGGTACAGCATGCTGAATGACATTGCTGGCGGCGACGAAAAGGTGGCGGGCAAGGCGCGCAACGCCCTGCGCGATAGCCTGACGGTGGTTGCCCCCACCTTTAAGCAGAAACCGTTTTTCATGAGCGATGAGATTTCCCTGGTGGATTGCAGTCTTGCCCCCTTGCTATGGCGGCTTCCGTCCTACGGCATTGAGCTGCCGGTGCAGGCCAAACCGCTCATGCAATACGCCGAGCGCATTTTTGCGCGGGAAGCATTCCGCGCCAGCCTGTCCTCTGCCGAACGTGAAATAAGATAA
- a CDS encoding O-succinylhomoserine sulfhydrylase encodes MPHFDFDEYGFDTRAVRAGHVRTNEGEQSEPIFATSSYTFGSAAEAAARFSGATTGNIYSRFTNPTVRVFEQRLASLEGGERCVATASGMAAILTTCMGLLKAGDHIVASRSIFGPTVLLFNTILARFGVETTFVPQTEIDAWEKAIRPNTRLLFLETPSNPLIEVADIAALADVAHRHGCWLAVDNCFCTPVLQRPLSLGADIVIHSATKYIDGQGRCIGGAVVGSEALVGGGIYGFLRTAGPSMSPFNAWVFLKGLETLRLRMQAHCASALQLAQWLEGQPGVTRVNYPGLASHPQYALAARQQTAFGGVLSFELEGGREAAWKLIDSVRLISITANLGDSKSTITHPATTTHGRISPEARAAAGITEGLVRIAVGLEDVADLQADLQRGFESIYQPGMR; translated from the coding sequence ATGCCACACTTTGATTTCGATGAATATGGTTTCGACACCCGCGCCGTGCGCGCAGGACACGTGCGCACCAATGAAGGCGAGCAGTCCGAGCCGATTTTTGCCACATCCAGTTACACCTTCGGTAGCGCCGCTGAAGCCGCTGCGCGCTTCTCCGGGGCTACGACCGGCAACATCTACTCGCGTTTCACTAATCCTACGGTGCGCGTCTTTGAGCAGCGTCTTGCCTCGCTGGAAGGGGGCGAGCGCTGCGTGGCTACTGCATCGGGCATGGCGGCGATCCTGACCACGTGCATGGGGCTGCTGAAGGCGGGTGATCATATTGTTGCCTCGCGCAGCATCTTTGGCCCCACGGTGTTGCTGTTCAATACGATACTGGCGCGTTTCGGCGTGGAGACCACCTTCGTGCCGCAGACCGAGATTGATGCGTGGGAGAAGGCGATACGCCCGAATACCCGGTTGCTGTTTCTGGAGACACCCTCCAATCCCTTGATCGAGGTGGCGGATATCGCAGCGTTGGCGGATGTGGCGCACCGGCATGGCTGCTGGCTGGCGGTGGACAACTGTTTTTGTACGCCCGTCCTGCAGCGGCCCCTGTCTCTGGGCGCCGATATCGTCATCCATTCCGCTACCAAGTATATCGACGGACAGGGCCGCTGTATCGGCGGCGCGGTGGTGGGCAGCGAAGCGCTAGTGGGCGGGGGCATCTATGGCTTTTTGCGCACTGCGGGGCCAAGCATGAGCCCATTCAACGCCTGGGTATTCCTTAAAGGGCTTGAGACCTTGCGTTTACGCATGCAGGCGCATTGCGCCAGCGCCTTGCAGTTGGCGCAATGGCTGGAAGGGCAGCCGGGCGTGACGCGCGTTAATTATCCCGGCCTTGCGTCGCATCCCCAGTACGCGCTGGCGGCGCGCCAGCAGACAGCGTTCGGCGGCGTGCTGTCTTTTGAGCTGGAAGGAGGGCGCGAGGCAGCGTGGAAGCTCATTGATTCCGTGCGGTTGATCTCTATCACCGCCAATCTGGGCGACAGCAAGAGCACCATCACTCACCCGGCCACCACCACCCACGGTCGTATCAGCCCCGAAGCGCGCGCGGCGGCGGGCATCACCGAAGGACTGGTGCGTATTGCGGTGGGATTGGAAGATGTAGCGGATCTTCAGGCGGATTTACAGCGCGGCTTCGAGTCGATTTACCAGCCTGGAATGCGCTGA